A genomic region of Sulfobacillus acidophilus DSM 10332 contains the following coding sequences:
- a CDS encoding adenosylmethionine decarboxylase proenzyme (PFAM: S-adenosylmethionine decarboxylase~TIGRFAM: S-adenosylmethionine decarboxylase proenzyme, Bacillus form~COGs: COG1586 S-adenosylmethionine decarboxylase~HAMAP: S-adenosylmethionine decarboxylase proenzyme~InterPro IPR017716:IPR003826~KEGG: tjr:TherJR_1778 S-adenosylmethionine decarboxylase proenzyme~PFAM: S-adenosylmethionine decarboxylase, bacterial/archaeal~PRIAM: Adenosylmethionine decarboxylase~SPTR: S-adenosylmethionine decarboxylase proenzyme;~TIGRFAM: S-adenosylmethionine decarboxylase proenzyme): MNALGRHILAEIHGCDSDVLNDRVAVEEIMVNAALKAGAEVREVAFHKFSPQGVSGVVVISESHLAVHTWPEYGYAAVDVFTCGDSVNPWDACNYIVEQFRAQNFTASETLRGVLVEANQKAAV, from the coding sequence ATGAACGCATTGGGTCGACACATTTTGGCAGAAATCCACGGATGTGACAGCGACGTGCTGAATGATCGGGTGGCTGTCGAGGAAATTATGGTAAACGCGGCACTGAAAGCCGGTGCCGAGGTTCGAGAGGTGGCCTTTCACAAATTTAGCCCGCAAGGGGTGAGTGGTGTGGTGGTCATTTCGGAATCGCATTTAGCTGTGCACACGTGGCCAGAATATGGGTATGCGGCGGTGGATGTTTTCACCTGCGGCGATTCTGTCAACCCCTGGGATGCCTGTAACTATATCGTCGAACAGTTCCGCGCCCAAAATTTTACCGCCTCGGAAACCTTGCGGGGTGTCTTAGTCGAAGCGAATCAAAAAGCTGCGGTGTAA
- a CDS encoding PHP domain protein (PFAM: PHP domain~InterPro IPR003141:IPR004013~KEGG: cwo:Cwoe_1915 phosphoesterase, PHP-like protein~PFAM: PHP, C-terminal~SMART: Polymerase/histidinol phosphatase, N-terminal~SPTR: Phosphoesterase, PHP-like protein;~manually curated) gives MDPFQFYEYRAALHVHTRYSDGSESLDKIVKWAHQRGLDILWVTDHNVLGEVPGYREHVLCLVGEEITPPTNHYLAFGIRQPIGPEGPLADIIRNVAGQHGVGFIAHPDDLGNPLLGLPAYHWTDRTVTGFTGLEVMNHLSRCSEVITDGLALLRWGWRLSRAVDAAPFKTLQLWDTLGQQQRVVGIGGVDAHGIRWRTRWGSWPIFSYSASFATVRTHFYLTRPLNGEDWNQDEQLLVAALREGTVAIVNGFEGSERGFRFGGRHPNGNVVPMGGEVVWEPGWSLWGLSPVVADWEVWHNGVRVNRMQTTIFTIPVAAPGVWRVVLRKAGRRAVWIYSNPVYFRPHPNPTEDSTAPGSP, from the coding sequence ATTGATCCCTTTCAGTTCTATGAATATCGGGCGGCGTTACATGTTCATACGCGTTATTCGGACGGGAGCGAATCCCTCGATAAAATAGTGAAATGGGCGCATCAACGAGGACTGGATATCCTCTGGGTCACCGACCATAACGTTCTCGGCGAGGTCCCGGGCTATCGCGAACATGTTTTATGTCTGGTGGGCGAAGAAATCACCCCGCCCACCAATCATTACCTGGCTTTCGGGATTCGGCAACCAATAGGGCCGGAAGGCCCCCTGGCTGACATTATCCGAAACGTTGCCGGTCAACACGGCGTCGGATTTATCGCCCATCCGGATGATCTCGGCAACCCCTTACTGGGTTTACCCGCCTATCATTGGACCGATCGAACGGTAACGGGGTTTACCGGCCTTGAGGTCATGAACCATTTGTCCCGATGTTCGGAAGTCATTACGGACGGACTGGCGCTTTTGCGCTGGGGATGGCGGTTGAGCCGCGCGGTGGATGCCGCTCCCTTCAAGACCCTCCAACTGTGGGATACGCTGGGCCAACAACAACGGGTGGTCGGCATTGGCGGAGTGGATGCCCACGGCATTCGGTGGCGCACGCGTTGGGGGTCTTGGCCGATATTCAGCTATTCGGCGAGTTTTGCCACGGTGAGAACCCATTTTTATCTCACCCGGCCCTTGAACGGCGAGGATTGGAATCAGGACGAACAGTTGTTGGTGGCGGCGCTTCGTGAGGGAACGGTCGCGATCGTCAACGGCTTCGAGGGGTCCGAACGTGGTTTTCGTTTTGGTGGTCGACACCCCAACGGAAACGTTGTGCCGATGGGGGGCGAAGTCGTTTGGGAACCCGGGTGGTCCTTATGGGGCCTGTCGCCGGTCGTAGCCGATTGGGAAGTGTGGCATAACGGGGTGCGCGTCAACCGAATGCAAACCACGATTTTCACCATCCCGGTCGCGGCGCCCGGCGTATGGCGGGTCGTCCTCCGTAAAGCCGGGCGTCGTGCGGTTTGGATTTATAGTAATCCGGTATATTTCCGGCCTCATCCTAATCCGACGGAGGACTCGACAGCACCGGGGTCACCGTGA
- a CDS encoding adenosylhomocysteinase (PFAM: S-adenosyl-L-homocysteine hydrolase, NAD binding domain; S-adenosyl-L-homocysteine hydrolase~TIGRFAM: adenosylhomocysteinase~COGs: COG0499 S-adenosylhomocysteine hydrolase~InterPro IPR000043:IPR015878~KEGG: dsy:DSY1889 S-adenosyl-L-homocysteine hydrolase~PFAM: S-adenosyl-L-homocysteine hydrolase, NAD binding; S-adenosyl-L-homocysteine hydrolase~PRIAM: Adenosylhomocysteinase~SPTR: Adenosylhomocysteinase;~TIGRFAM: S-adenosyl-L-homocysteine hydrolase), producing the protein MNHTLKNPALAESGHRKMDWVIDRMPILAKIRERYRHTPVFQGQRIAISLHLEAKTAVLAELLHIGGATVSITSSNPLTAQDDVAAALAERGVTVHAFRGANADEFDQLHQRVLDIEPTLIIDDGGELTERLHTNRRALADQVRGGAEETTTGVTRLKALAKAGKLLYPMILVNDADMKHLFDNRYGTGQSTWDGIVRTTNLVVAGKTVVVAGYGWCGKGVAERARGLGARVIVTEINPVRANEAIMDGHQVMTMHQAAPLGDYFITVTGNTHVIHADHFARMKHGAILANAGHFDVEVDVRGLRSLAVDTVPGRTPEITGYRMPDGRILWLLAEGRLVNLAAGDGHPAEIMDLTFGLQALSLENLLSHPRAPGVYPVDPAVDAWVAQIRLEALGIAIDHLTPEQKAYLSQY; encoded by the coding sequence ATGAACCACACGTTAAAAAATCCCGCGTTGGCTGAGAGCGGGCACCGGAAAATGGATTGGGTTATCGACCGGATGCCGATTTTAGCCAAAATTCGCGAACGCTACCGCCATACGCCGGTTTTTCAAGGGCAACGGATTGCCATATCGCTCCACTTGGAGGCTAAAACCGCCGTGCTGGCCGAGCTGTTACATATTGGCGGTGCCACCGTCAGCATCACCAGTTCCAACCCGTTAACCGCCCAAGACGACGTCGCGGCCGCTTTGGCGGAACGGGGCGTGACGGTACATGCGTTTCGAGGCGCCAATGCCGACGAATTTGACCAATTGCACCAACGGGTGTTGGATATTGAGCCCACCCTCATCATCGATGACGGCGGGGAATTGACGGAACGTCTGCATACCAATCGCCGGGCGCTCGCCGACCAGGTTCGGGGCGGAGCCGAAGAAACCACCACCGGCGTCACCCGCCTCAAAGCGTTGGCCAAAGCCGGTAAGCTCCTCTACCCCATGATTTTGGTCAATGATGCCGATATGAAACATTTATTCGATAACCGATACGGCACGGGTCAATCGACATGGGACGGCATCGTCCGTACCACGAATCTCGTGGTGGCCGGCAAAACCGTGGTCGTAGCCGGTTATGGCTGGTGCGGCAAAGGCGTGGCCGAGCGCGCACGAGGGTTAGGAGCCCGAGTGATTGTAACGGAAATTAATCCGGTCCGGGCTAATGAAGCGATTATGGACGGGCACCAGGTGATGACCATGCACCAGGCGGCGCCCCTAGGGGACTACTTTATTACGGTCACCGGCAACACCCATGTTATTCATGCCGACCACTTTGCGCGGATGAAACATGGTGCCATTTTGGCCAACGCCGGACATTTCGACGTCGAGGTCGATGTGCGGGGATTACGGAGCTTGGCGGTCGACACGGTACCCGGTCGAACCCCGGAGATCACCGGGTACCGCATGCCGGACGGGCGGATTTTATGGCTTTTGGCCGAAGGACGGCTGGTCAATTTGGCCGCGGGTGACGGCCATCCGGCGGAAATCATGGACTTGACTTTCGGACTTCAGGCTCTGTCGTTGGAAAATTTGCTAAGCCATCCGCGAGCCCCCGGCGTCTACCCGGTTGATCCGGCGGTCGATGCCTGGGTGGCCCAAATCCGGTTAGAGGCCCTCGGCATTGCGATTGACCACCTGACCCCGGAGCAGAAAGCCTATCTGAGTCAATATTAA
- a CDS encoding metallophosphoesterase (PFAM: Calcineurin-like phosphoesterase~COGs: COG1408 phosphohydrolase~InterPro IPR004843~KEGG: bbe:BBR47_23550 hypothetical protein~PFAM: Metallophosphoesterase~SPTR: Putative uncharacterized protein) produces MGAAWAGLALVAVAGYAVFIEPYWIQASEYQVTIPGLAPEFDGFSLIHLSDLHGRVDVFSHPRFLAWQKACHALAITGDLYSPTRPRRRLAAHLERLAAPEGVFYVSGNHDYRKGRMQVDPWHPGVHLLDNRVVVLRRGRAHLILAGIPDLVKGQPAWDQVRQQLDSWRSPVILLSHRPDAWNLPGIERVQLILAGHTHGGQVALPFWGAPIRHNHVPDRYVAGLKMAPGKPVLITSRGLGTSELPIRFLARPEMIRVILRAPGQERGTL; encoded by the coding sequence ATGGGTGCCGCCTGGGCGGGCCTCGCCCTTGTGGCGGTGGCCGGATATGCCGTATTCATCGAGCCGTACTGGATTCAAGCGTCCGAGTATCAGGTGACCATACCTGGTTTGGCTCCGGAATTTGATGGTTTTTCGCTCATCCACCTGTCCGACTTACATGGGCGGGTGGATGTTTTTTCGCATCCGCGCTTTTTGGCTTGGCAAAAAGCGTGTCATGCGCTGGCGATCACGGGTGATTTATATTCCCCGACCCGGCCGCGTCGCCGATTAGCGGCCCATTTAGAACGCTTAGCCGCGCCCGAAGGCGTGTTTTACGTATCCGGCAACCATGACTATCGGAAGGGCCGCATGCAGGTCGACCCCTGGCACCCGGGCGTGCATTTGCTCGATAACCGGGTCGTGGTGTTGCGGCGAGGGCGTGCGCACCTCATATTGGCCGGAATTCCTGATTTGGTCAAAGGGCAACCCGCTTGGGATCAAGTCCGGCAGCAACTGGATTCCTGGCGGTCACCCGTGATACTGTTGTCTCATCGGCCGGATGCCTGGAATTTACCGGGCATTGAGCGGGTGCAGTTAATTCTGGCCGGACACACCCATGGCGGCCAGGTCGCCTTACCGTTTTGGGGGGCACCGATTCGACATAATCATGTGCCGGACCGTTATGTCGCCGGCTTAAAAATGGCTCCGGGCAAGCCGGTTCTGATCACGAGCCGTGGACTCGGCACCTCGGAGCTGCCGATTCGATTCCTGGCCCGTCCGGAAATGATTCGTGTCATTTTACGGGCACCAGGGCAAGAAAGGGGCACCTTATGA
- a CDS encoding hypothetical protein (KEGG: bbe:BBR47_59150 hypothetical protein~SPTR: Putative uncharacterized protein) → MDERNILATFTDYERAEQCQKALHQAGFAIVQIDQVSSEDPDRLNQLTTMPMVEWGRYGYQPDTLDDKWTAASSWDNPEGLIWGESWLLTAVVPESRGDEAEHLIRQFGGHI, encoded by the coding sequence ATGGATGAACGGAATATTTTAGCAACCTTCACCGACTACGAGCGGGCCGAACAATGCCAAAAAGCCCTCCATCAGGCCGGATTTGCCATCGTGCAAATTGATCAGGTGAGTTCGGAAGATCCCGATCGGTTAAACCAGTTAACCACGATGCCGATGGTGGAATGGGGCCGTTACGGCTATCAACCCGACACGCTGGACGATAAATGGACGGCGGCATCATCTTGGGATAATCCGGAAGGCCTCATCTGGGGAGAATCTTGGCTCTTAACCGCGGTCGTGCCGGAATCCCGCGGTGATGAAGCCGAACATCTTATCCGGCAATTCGGCGGGCACATTTAG
- a CDS encoding methylthioadenosine phosphorylase (PFAM: Phosphorylase superfamily~TIGRFAM: 5'-deoxy-5'-methylthioadenosine phosphorylase~COGs: COG0005 Purine nucleoside phosphorylase~InterPro IPR010044:IPR000845~KEGG: tmr:Tmar_1098 MarR family transcriptional regulator~PFAM: Nucleoside phosphorylase~PRIAM: S-methyl-5'-thioadenosine phosphorylase~SPTR: Transcriptional regulator, MarR family;~TIGRFAM: Methylthioadenosine phosphorylase), which translates to MNVAVIGGTGVYDPAWMLDAHTESVATPYGEALVTRGRLASAPDLSIIFLNRHGTGHALPPHRVNYRANIWALKALGVDRVVATAAVGSLNQAMAPGHFVLVDQFLDFTKSRPSTFFEGGEAGVVHTDMTEPYCGASRHRLSLSAAKWGIPLVNGGVYVTTEGPRFESAAEIRAFKLLGGDVVGMTGVPEVVLAREAGMCYTAIALVTNYAAGLAGQPLTHQEVLDVMKQQSERLRQLLAEGLPRLAETYACDCPTPEMPLIP; encoded by the coding sequence ATGAACGTTGCAGTCATTGGAGGAACCGGGGTCTACGATCCCGCCTGGATGCTGGACGCCCACACGGAATCGGTGGCCACTCCATACGGAGAGGCGCTCGTCACCCGTGGGCGATTGGCCAGTGCTCCCGACCTCTCGATCATCTTTTTAAACCGTCATGGCACGGGTCACGCCTTACCGCCGCATCGGGTCAATTACCGCGCGAATATTTGGGCATTAAAAGCGTTAGGCGTCGATCGGGTGGTAGCCACGGCGGCGGTCGGATCGTTAAACCAGGCCATGGCCCCCGGACACTTTGTGTTGGTCGATCAGTTTTTGGATTTTACCAAGAGTCGTCCGTCCACCTTTTTTGAGGGAGGTGAGGCGGGCGTGGTCCACACGGACATGACCGAACCCTATTGTGGCGCTTCCCGCCATCGCCTGAGCCTCTCGGCCGCTAAGTGGGGTATCCCGCTGGTCAACGGAGGCGTCTACGTCACCACCGAGGGGCCCCGCTTTGAATCGGCGGCCGAGATCCGGGCATTTAAACTCTTAGGCGGCGATGTGGTGGGTATGACAGGTGTGCCGGAGGTGGTGTTGGCGCGGGAAGCCGGGATGTGTTATACCGCCATCGCCCTCGTCACCAACTATGCCGCCGGGTTGGCCGGTCAACCCTTGACCCATCAAGAAGTCTTAGACGTGATGAAGCAGCAATCGGAGCGACTTCGCCAATTATTGGCCGAGGGTCTGCCCCGTCTGGCCGAGACTTATGCCTGTGATTGCCCGACGCCTGAAATGCCTTTAATCCCTTAA
- a CDS encoding nucleoside diphosphate kinase (PFAM: Nucleoside diphosphate kinase~COGs: COG0105 Nucleoside diphosphate kinase~HAMAP: Nucleoside diphosphate kinase~InterPro IPR001564~KEGG: afu:AF0767 nucleoside diphosphate kinase (ndk)~PFAM: Nucleoside diphosphate kinase, core~PRIAM: Nucleoside-diphosphate kinase~SMART: Nucleoside diphosphate kinase, core~SPTR: Nucleoside diphosphate kinase) translates to MSRTFVMVKPDGVRRGLVGEVIRRFEAKGLTLKAMKLIRVSPELAAQHYAEHREKPFYGELIQFITSGPAVPMVFEGREAVTVARTLMGATDPAKAVPGTIRGDFGLEITENVVHGSDSPESAEREIGLYFQPEELV, encoded by the coding sequence GTGTCTCGAACCTTTGTCATGGTTAAACCCGACGGTGTACGTCGGGGATTGGTTGGTGAAGTGATTCGTCGCTTTGAAGCGAAAGGCCTCACCTTAAAAGCCATGAAGTTGATTCGCGTAAGTCCGGAATTAGCGGCTCAACACTATGCCGAACATCGGGAAAAGCCGTTTTACGGGGAATTGATTCAATTCATTACCTCCGGTCCTGCCGTGCCGATGGTGTTTGAAGGCCGGGAGGCCGTGACGGTGGCACGGACGTTGATGGGGGCTACAGACCCTGCCAAAGCCGTGCCGGGCACGATTCGGGGCGACTTCGGGCTTGAAATTACGGAAAACGTGGTGCATGGCTCGGATAGCCCGGAATCCGCGGAACGCGAGATCGGACTCTATTTTCAGCCGGAGGAACTGGTGTAA
- a CDS encoding 5-methylthioadenosine/S-adenosylhomocysteine deaminase (PFAM: Amidohydrolase family~COGs: COG0402 Cytosine deaminase and related metal-dependent hydrolase~HAMAP: 5-methylthioadenosine/S-adenosylhomocysteine deaminase~InterPro IPR006680~KEGG: bts:Btus_1686 amidohydrolase~PFAM: Amidohydrolase 1~PRIAM: S-adenosylhomocysteine deaminase~SPTR: Amidohydrolase), with protein MRYRLIGDYVLTMDDHATIHHPGQVTWEDGVILSVGPGDSDHSPVDQEIYAPDHLVLPGLLNGHNHAAMSLLRGMADDSPLEEWLRQHIWPVEAKLTPDDIYLGTLLAAAEMIRSGTVGFADMYFEVDRVAEAVRDSGLRGWISRGLVGFDDPGEEKLAWSREFARRWRERGDGRIVPMLGPHAPYTCPPAYLEKVAEAARADGLAVHIHLSESPQEVRDMMRLYGKSPIQIAYDAGLFSVPTLIAHGVQITEADMPWLTRLTGGGVIACPVSNAKLGNGIMPYRLLQEHRIPVGLGTDGAASTNTLDMFQEMKAMAWMQKLQNQRPDAFTAYQALWAATRGTAAVLGHPGGQLTPGAPADLIAVRGRSDHMVPEWDPVANVVYAAVGADVDYTVVNGEILLADGIITRFDEMAVIKEARDRGAALKWLVEGESHGI; from the coding sequence ATGCGCTATCGCCTGATAGGGGATTACGTCCTTACGATGGATGATCACGCCACCATACATCACCCGGGCCAAGTGACCTGGGAAGACGGCGTGATTCTCTCGGTTGGCCCGGGGGACAGTGATCACTCCCCGGTTGACCAGGAAATTTATGCGCCCGATCATCTGGTGTTGCCGGGATTATTAAACGGCCATAACCATGCGGCCATGTCGCTCTTGCGGGGGATGGCCGACGACAGCCCGTTAGAAGAGTGGTTACGCCAACATATTTGGCCCGTGGAAGCCAAGCTCACGCCGGACGACATTTACCTCGGGACCCTCTTAGCCGCGGCCGAAATGATCCGCTCGGGCACGGTCGGATTTGCCGACATGTACTTTGAAGTGGATCGAGTCGCCGAAGCGGTTCGGGATAGCGGACTACGGGGCTGGATCAGCCGGGGATTGGTCGGTTTCGACGATCCCGGGGAAGAGAAGCTGGCCTGGTCGCGGGAATTTGCGCGCCGCTGGCGAGAGCGGGGGGATGGGCGCATCGTTCCCATGTTGGGTCCCCATGCCCCCTATACGTGTCCCCCCGCCTACTTGGAGAAAGTGGCCGAAGCGGCTCGGGCGGATGGATTGGCCGTACATATCCATTTGTCCGAATCTCCGCAGGAGGTTCGCGACATGATGCGGCTATACGGAAAATCGCCCATTCAAATCGCCTATGATGCCGGGCTTTTTTCGGTGCCCACCCTCATTGCCCACGGTGTCCAAATTACGGAAGCCGACATGCCCTGGCTTACCCGGCTTACCGGCGGCGGCGTCATCGCCTGCCCCGTCTCCAATGCCAAACTGGGAAACGGGATCATGCCCTATCGGTTATTACAAGAGCACCGGATTCCGGTTGGGCTCGGTACCGACGGCGCCGCCTCGACCAATACGCTGGACATGTTTCAAGAAATGAAGGCGATGGCGTGGATGCAAAAACTTCAGAACCAACGACCGGACGCCTTTACGGCCTACCAAGCGCTGTGGGCGGCCACCCGGGGAACGGCGGCGGTTCTGGGGCATCCCGGCGGCCAGTTGACGCCGGGCGCTCCGGCCGATTTAATTGCCGTGCGGGGACGGTCAGATCATATGGTGCCCGAGTGGGATCCGGTTGCCAATGTGGTCTATGCCGCGGTCGGGGCCGATGTCGACTATACGGTGGTCAACGGCGAGATTTTGCTGGCCGACGGCATTATTACGCGCTTTGACGAAATGGCGGTGATCAAAGAGGCCCGCGATCGCGGGGCCGCATTGAAATGGTTAGTTGAAGGTGAATCCCATGGAATTTAA
- a CDS encoding cyclase/dehydrase (PFAM: Polyketide cyclase / dehydrase and lipid transport~COGs: COG2867 Oligoketide cyclase/lipid transport protein~InterPro IPR005031~KEGG: hmo:HM1_1942 cyclase/dehydrase, putative~PFAM: Streptomyces cyclase/dehydrase~SPTR: Polyketide cyclase/dehydrase): protein MPSVEVREVVPASPDHVFAILSDMAAFPRFMKTVESITIIERGDGYTLSEWVAKLQGARFRWVERDEFYPAEGRITYHQVKGDLKTFQGYWALTPTPEGQTEVALLTEFEFGIPMLASLLNPVAKIAIRDNARAMLQAIREELQK from the coding sequence ATGCCGAGCGTAGAAGTGCGTGAAGTGGTTCCGGCGAGTCCGGACCACGTCTTTGCGATATTAAGCGACATGGCCGCTTTTCCCCGGTTTATGAAGACCGTCGAATCGATCACCATTATCGAACGGGGCGACGGGTACACTCTCTCCGAATGGGTGGCGAAATTACAAGGGGCCCGTTTTCGATGGGTCGAACGAGACGAATTTTATCCTGCGGAAGGCCGCATTACATACCATCAGGTGAAGGGAGACCTCAAAACCTTTCAGGGATATTGGGCCTTGACTCCGACGCCCGAAGGCCAGACGGAAGTGGCATTATTAACCGAATTTGAGTTCGGCATCCCGATGTTGGCGTCTTTGTTAAACCCGGTAGCCAAAATTGCCATCCGTGACAATGCCCGCGCCATGCTCCAAGCCATTCGCGAGGAACTGCAAAAATGA
- a CDS encoding GCN5-related N-acetyltransferase (PFAM: Acetyltransferase (GNAT) family~InterPro IPR000182~KEGG: gym:GYMC10_2543 GCN5-related N-acetyltransferase~PFAM: GCN5-related N-acetyltransferase~SPTR: GCN5-related N-acetyltransferase), whose protein sequence is MVIREALASDRNALQSLYEELVSRNVLVTSTQIERFLKDDDNFLFVCDDSGLVLGTAQLGICMDAMFNNQPFAVVENVIVDSRHRRKGVGMRLLHHIETVCRARHCTKIMLVSGAERHGGHALFKRAGYVSDAMVGFKKYLGQSKGKGK, encoded by the coding sequence GTGGTAATCCGTGAGGCGCTTGCTAGTGATCGCAATGCATTGCAATCACTCTATGAAGAATTGGTTTCCCGTAACGTTTTGGTAACGTCGACTCAAATTGAACGTTTTCTCAAAGACGACGACAACTTTCTGTTTGTTTGTGATGACTCGGGCTTGGTACTGGGAACTGCGCAACTCGGAATTTGCATGGATGCAATGTTTAATAACCAGCCCTTTGCTGTCGTAGAAAACGTGATCGTGGACAGTCGCCACCGTCGGAAAGGAGTCGGCATGCGTTTATTGCACCATATTGAAACCGTTTGCCGCGCGAGACACTGCACCAAGATCATGTTGGTGAGCGGTGCGGAGAGACATGGGGGCCATGCCTTGTTCAAACGAGCCGGGTACGTCAGTGATGCCATGGTGGGATTCAAGAAGTATCTAGGGCAATCGAAAGGAAAGGGAAAGTGA
- a CDS encoding thioesterase superfamily protein (PFAM: Thioesterase superfamily~TIGRFAM: uncharacterized domain 1~InterPro IPR006683~KEGG: tro:trd_1308 thioesterase family protein~PFAM: Thioesterase superfamily~SPTR: Thioesterase family protein), whose protein sequence is MEFNWEDNVCFVCGAKAPGLQVTFHADDRGVWAETAIQPPYQGFSGYVHGGILAGLLDDAMWHAIHQAHHVWPLTAELTVRYHRPVGIGQTVRIHGWLTAVKRRILEAEAIVSTLDGERLASAHGRFMERRGAGTGD, encoded by the coding sequence ATGGAATTTAACTGGGAGGATAATGTCTGTTTTGTCTGTGGCGCGAAAGCGCCTGGACTGCAGGTGACTTTTCATGCCGACGACCGGGGGGTATGGGCGGAAACGGCGATTCAGCCGCCCTATCAAGGATTTTCGGGATATGTCCATGGCGGCATTTTGGCCGGTCTCCTGGACGATGCCATGTGGCACGCCATTCATCAAGCCCATCACGTCTGGCCGCTGACGGCCGAATTGACCGTCCGCTATCACCGGCCCGTGGGCATTGGCCAAACCGTGCGCATTCACGGTTGGTTAACCGCTGTCAAACGCCGTATCCTGGAAGCCGAGGCGATCGTGTCGACATTGGATGGCGAGCGGTTGGCTAGCGCGCACGGGCGATTTATGGAAAGGCGGGGAGCGGGGACTGGCGATTGA